From Aliarcobacter butzleri, the proteins below share one genomic window:
- a CDS encoding response regulator: MKKINLHLFKHIKLLYVEDDLMTQEEVSFFLQKYLGELYLAKNGEEAINIFLKNKIDMIITDIQMPKMNGLEMSKRILEINPKIPIIITTAYNDCEYLNQAMELGIDKYISKPFNLEALLTMIEKSLSLEHELKK; this comes from the coding sequence ATGAAAAAGATTAATCTTCATTTATTTAAACATATAAAATTGCTTTATGTTGAAGATGATTTGATGACTCAAGAAGAGGTTTCATTTTTTTTGCAAAAATATCTAGGAGAACTATATTTAGCAAAAAATGGTGAAGAAGCTATAAATATTTTTTTAAAAAATAAAATTGATATGATTATTACAGATATTCAAATGCCAAAAATGAACGGCTTAGAAATGTCAAAAAGAATACTAGAAATAAATCCTAAAATTCCAATCATAATAACTACAGCGTATAATGATTGTGAATATTTAAACCAAGCTATGGAATTAGGAATTGATAAATATATATCAAAACCTTTTAATTTAGAAGCACTTTTAACTATGATTGAAAAAAGTTTATCTTTAGAACATGAATTAAAGAAATAA